Part of the Chanos chanos chromosome 5, fChaCha1.1, whole genome shotgun sequence genome, gaaaaaaaaggcgaTTGAAATATTCAGAGAACGCATAATCTAGGTGTTACATCAGTTAGAACTGCAGTATTTTCATTGTGTACATTAATATCTCAATCACAGCTATTCTTTTATTGAAGTATATGTAGGGGGCGTGTTCCAAGAAAAGCAAGATTTTACACAACAGttcaacagaaacacacctAAGGTGGCTCTCcccatataaacacactgtcttGATTAAGTGACTGATTTCAGTGCTCTCTGAGGCGAGAGCTACAGGCCACGCCCTGGTTTTCTGGCATTCTTCCATGTATTAGTAACTGCTCTGTTAGTGTTAAAGGTGTAAGCATGTCAGCTCTACACAAACCTCAAGTTAGAACATGACTGTAAGTGTTTTATCAGACGCCAAACTACTGATGAATTATCATTTAATTAGGATACACTTCTACTTTTAAACACTTTAGTAGTCGTGCCCTGGTCCACAAACAAACGTGCTGTAAAACATCTAACAAGATACAAAATAGCCCTCTATAATCTTCATTTTTGGCAGTAGGTCATCAGTTAAGAAGGGAGAGAAACTACTGAAGAATTTCAGCATTCATTATTTCTGACGTGATGCTGAGTGTAGCTTGAGTGGGCATTGTGGTCACAGTACATCCTGATTGGTTTATGACAGTGTTAAATATATGCAGCTTTATGAAAGCCACCTTGAGTTTACCTTCACAGATATTCTTCTTATTGCCTCaagttttaaatgttatatttagtGTCACTGTGTACTAATTCTGCCCTGTTAATCAAGACCGCCTGCTTACGTTCACACCACCAAAAGCAGCTTCTTCTAACCTCCATCTAATTCATCATTTATTTTGGACTACATATGTTTTTTCCAAGCTATTTATAAAACAATCATATCCTGAAGATACAAGTGGGATAAAATATTCATGACAACGTAACTCATTAAAAAGTTACTAATACTGCCAAAAGCTTTTTGTTATGTGGCCCAGACAAAAGAGTGCAGTATGGGTCTATGGGCCATCCTTCCTTTGTCCTCATTAATCTATTCTATAGTGGTGTATATTTGGCTAAAACAGGACACTCTGCCTAAACAGATACTTTGAGAATGAGAGTGCACATTAAGTATTGCAGTCACCCGTATGCCCAGTTCAGTGAAGCCTGTTAGGATTCCTGTTGAGCCAAGTGGAGGATGAGAGGATATTCTaccacaccacagacagcagTATTCAGAGATATCCCTAGCTAAATATCGTGACGCTTCTGCTTCATCAACCCTCGAATCATCAAAACTATGAactatggggggaaaaaaaaaatccaaactggCATGTCAGTTTGTCACTTCTTGCTTGCTTCAGCTGTATCTGCaaatcacacattcattctgAGGGAAGATTTCATTGAAAAGGAATCGCCACAGTGTATTCGATTGGGTCTGGCCCTGAGTGGGTGAGTCCATATGGGCCGCTTGGTCTCAGAGTGTCTGCACCAGCACGGGGAAGAGCAGGGACAGGTGTTCAGCTCCGCGGATGGGCAGCTTGTGCGTGGTGTAGTGGTGGATGACCTCTGGGATGGTGTCAAAGGGGGGGCTGTTCTCTCCCAGGATGTATTTCCCGTCCCGAGACTGAGAGAACTTCATGTGCATGAAGCCATGGCAGCTCCTGTTCAGCAGAAATATAGAGAGAcgcagggaaagagaaagagagtgagggaaggagagagagagagagagagagagagagagagagagagagaaattggattcatttaaagacagaaacatatAGAAGACAGCACTGAAATGGGATACCATTAGGCTGTTGTAACTATCACTTTCCTCGGCACTCTCTGTATTAACTAATTTATTAACCTAAAAGCTGAAGCACTTAAAACACACGCACCGAGCACAACCTCCCCTCTGAGCGCACAGCCGCTATATGCTCCCACTGAACCCATGTGGGGAACTGTAAGAGACAGCTGTAACAGACTGACCCAGTTAAAGAGCGCTCCATCTGAGCGGCTGTGTGAATGAGCCAGAGAATCAAAACAGGACTTATTctaacaaacagagcagaagatATACAGAGACCATGACATAAACCCCCTCCAAGTCTTAGCCTGTCTGAACGCTGGATTGGCATTGGCTGAAGATGCTCCCTGAAAGAAACAACAGGCCTGCTCCCACATTATTCAGGGAGCCAgtggaatggaaaaaaagacgTTTGAGGAAAAAGATGGGGGAGGAGAAAAGACGAGGTTAAAAGgaggataaaaagagagaggagtgagcaCGGAAATGGATGAtggtgtagaaaaaaaaaaaaaaaagaaagagagagggagtgagtgaaagagattGAGTAAGCAATATATTAAAGGGTCTGGTTTCAGAAAGCCTTCAGCATGTAGAAAACAAATCACTCAGGATCTCTGCTGTGACTAATCCGTGATTAAGTTTTCTGATGGACCGTCTCTACctgagagcgtgtgtgtataaacgGAAATGCTTTACGGAAGGAAAAATAATACTGTGACCAATCAGTTTTAGTGGTATTTGGTACCAAAATCCCCTGCACCAAGggatttcattcatttgaccCTAATGCTAATAAAATGTCAAcaaatgtatgtatggatgCTGGCTATGTGgcacaaaaattaaataaataaattacaaaaagcttttaaggaTGAAAAGGCGCTCTTTATATAACAGGTAAAGAGCCTGAAACGCTTTAGCATCAGTACAGTAAGTGGTTATAGCACTTGGAGAGCATTCGGACTTACACTGTGAAGTCAGCACTGATCCATCAGTAAACGCAGTCATACCACATGACTgcctcacagacagacagacagacagagtctaTTGATTATATAACAACTTAACAACACTAAGACATTACACAGACCTATGTGTGAGCCAAATCTTCTCATGACATCTAAATCATTATTCATGAAATGTGATGATAATAAACAGGTTGGCAGAAATGCTGTTCTCTGGTTAAGCATTTGGTCTGTTCCCACTGTTGGTGTTCACTTTAAAACTGGACAGAGAGTGTCTTATTCTTAAGGCAGCTGTTCTAACGTATTTAACTGAACTTATATCTACAGCTTGCCTTAAATGCAGTTGTGTGGTAGAACCTAAGAAATTGTATGAGTGGAGTCTGAGAGAGTGAATTAGATGTCTGGAAACAGAGAGGTGAGCACTCAGAGATGTATTACAGGAACAGGGAACAGAAGGCAGACGATGGACATAGAAATGGGCATCTTGAGACTGATAAGTGTAAATGGACAATAAGTTAATTATGGGCGTCTGGATGCTCTGAGTATTTGAGTacgtgcacgtgtctgtgtttaaaagagaaacggagagagagacagagagattgaatacagacagacagcggaGACGGATtacctgagtgagagagaatagtCGTTGCGGCTTGTCTGGCTGTTCCTCACTAGATAACTGCACTCCTTACACAGAGTGAGCAGAGTCTCTGCCTCAGAGCGGGTCAGGGCTCCATGGTACcaccttcaaaacacacacacaagcacacacacacgaacacagacacacacgcgccccCTCAGAAAGAAAGCCTGGAACAGTGACTGGATGATCTCGTAAACATTCTGCTTCAGAACAGCAGCCTGTTTGTGTAAAATACACATACGACGAAAAACCACTATGTATCTTATGCACCTTTTTCATGaacacctcatacacacacacacacacactggcgcTTTTAGTATCGCAAACGATGAGACGTGGGCTCTGTATGAAATACATACACCTGTTTCTCCAGTGGGAGTGTGGGGTCTACCCTCTCTCCTAGAATTCCGTGATTCCCGGGGGATTTTCGGAGGCTGACAGCCCTGCTTGCCGTCGGGCTGGTGTGAAGGGCGGACTTTTGTTCCCCCTGGGGTAGCGGACGCTCCCAGTCTGCCCCGTCGAACTGAACTGGGGATGGCAttggaaagaagaagaaaaagaagaagatagAAAGTCTTAATCAGAGCATCAGTCCTCCAGACCACTGTCTTAACCCAGGGCTCCTACATGTCAATCCAGGACTATCACCCTGGATTCATGCGGTGGACAATcaccaaggtcttttttttccctctcactctggAAGGCAAGACTCAAACCAATACAATGGCTGTGAGAGCAGACCGTAAACAAAAACGATTTCATTGGTgcttattaatttatttacaagCGTCATAAACAGCAGGGTTTAGTGTATAGTCAAAATTTCACATCAAGGTGTTATTcaattttaaatgatatgtGAAGTTACAGGGCTTTTTCAAAGCAAACTGCAAATTACATTAATTAATATTTAGTTTGTCTCATGAGCTGCCCTCCATGTTTGCCCCACTCTGCAGTAGAGAAATGGTGAATTTGCCAGTGCGCAGTCTTACATTGCCACATTGTTTATTCATTCTCTTAATCTGCAAGGCCGGCCTACAAATCATTTTCTAAATCTCATCAACTTTATACATTTTTTGGCATAACATGGCTCTTCGTGTGTCAGCTGTCCAGCTGTGCTATTCCAAAAAGTCTTCCTGTCAATACTCAGACAAAGCTTAAAGTAAAGGGAACTAATTAAGGGAACCGAGGGAGGTTCCTTAAAATCTGGATGTTTATCATCATTTCTACTGctgccctcttctctctccaactctcatCTCCCCTCTTCACAGGAAGTCAAAACTGAATGAAGTGCCAAGCAAATTCCACCAAACAAACATTCTCCCATATCAATCTGTCCTCACGTTCTTTCTATATGTGTCTCACTGGAACAAGGCATGCTTTTTCAGAACAGCTGGTAtggagagaaggcagagagcCTGTTAAAAGATACAAATGATAAAGTGCAGCACGCTTTGGTGAGTTGCCATGGGGCAGATCCAGTGAATCACACCATGTTTCATCAGCACGTCCCTGCGGCCCTGTCTGAATGATTTGGGATAAAGTATCATACACATGCCAGCTGGGATCCGCCCACTGATCTCTAATAACAGAAAGACTAGGTAAAGGTAAAACCATCTTTACAGTCTCTGGCTCTCAAACATGTATGTGAATAAATATTCAAACGCACAGTTATCACTCACTTACAATAAAAGACACATCCGTgaaagacagaatgtgtgtgctgGTCTATGTGAATCTAgggcacatacatatatatgtgtgtgtgtgtactgtgtgcgTGCTAAGGTCTGTGTCAGTGCTATAGTGACAGATCTGTAAGACAGCAGTGTCATTCAGCGTGACTGATATTTCTACTGCATGACAGGCCAccaaacccccacacacacacacaccccctgctACTCTCTCCACGctctcctcacccccccccccccccccacctctcttcaacagctgtcatttcatttcccCCCTAAACAACGCACACTGGTCTTCAGAGGAAACCTACCATTCATCTAATCTCCTTTAATACTTGGCAGCTGTCAACTACACATATACTCCAGACAATTTTATGTGGAAACCAGTCACAGTCTTTTTATAGTGTGTAAGCAAGACGAGGTACATTAACATAGTGAACATATTCCAGCTAACCTTAAGATCAAGTAGTCTATGACCTATATTAAAGGCCACGAACTCATGTAATAACATTGTCTGACAGCATCTTAAAATGCATATACTGGCTTATTCTTGCACACAACTTGTAAGGGACACAGCAAATACACTAGGTAAACAAGTGTACATTATTTGTGAATATGGAAGAAATTATTAGAGCAGATGATCAGTGTTAGTCTGGAATAATGCTTGTTATTTGATAGTGAGATGCCCATTAATTTGACCTGTGTGATGTGATACTTGCCAGCAAAAGCTTTGGAGATGTTATCTTTTTTCCATTCCCAAGGCTGATCATACTCGTCTGCTGGCCGTTCGTCATCCTGTGGTAgtcgactctctctctcatcctctgctGGAGCAGGTCTGCGTCGACTTCTCTCTTCATATGGACTGTCATACAGCTGAGGACTGCCTCGGGACTCTGGCCTCTCTGTGTTATGCTGCAGTTCTAggaacaccacacacacacacacacacacacacacacagacacagacacacaagataTATCACACACTCTTTACAGCATAAAAATATGACCTTACATCTAAGACACTGTTTACGTGTTTAGAGTAACTGCCAATATTGGTTGATCACTATCTCATTCTAATACAAACTTTCAGTTCAGGGTTTTTAGTTCAGTTAATGTTTATGTGTCATGGAGGTGTAATGTAACATTTCTCTTCTGGTATTACCCAAAGCTTATTACTAATATACCTTCACCAGACAGCAGAGTTGAGAGTTTTAGACAAACTCTACCGACAAGTATTAATGAAATGATGCTAGATTTGAACATCTGAGCATAGAAAAAGCACCATAAATCACTCCCTTTTATTCCATAGTTTCTCTAAACTACTCCACCCAGTTCTGATAATCCTCCAAAGATGTTTTCACTTAATGCAAAGCCTCACCAGTTATGACTCTCTGTGCTTCAAAAGGCTCCATGTAGCTGCTGCAGTTCTCGGCTGAGTCCAGCTCCCAGCCGGGCCTGGGTCGGGGGTCCGTGCGGGCGTCAAATGGGTCTGAGTAATCTGTATCTCCCACTGCTGGAGCAGAGGGAATCACctgaagagaataaaagaaGCGTTGGGTAGaaggagagcaaaaaaagacagatgtttgAGGGAGGTTTGTGAGGATATTGCATGTGAGTGTTTTCGTGACAGGGTTATTTCAATTCTGGACTAATTTAAACGTGAgattgagtaaaaaaaaaaaagaaatgcatgtgtttttgttggggCTTAGACTCTCTATGGCTTTGCTTCCCCCCCAACATGTCCTAACTCATTAAACAAGTGCAAAATACTCACAGACATGGAACATAGCCTGCTAGGCTTAAAGTCAATGACCTGACCAGCCATGACCACCACTTGCAACACCACTCGATTAGTTCTATGAAATGTCAATTGGGTATGCAGCCTCTGTGTGTACCACTGTATATCTGCTTGTACCAACAAACACTTACAAATCCACCCTAgtggagaaaaacaagaccCTATCCACCAAATCAAACATgactgatttgtgtgtatgtctgtgagtatgATCAAAATCACTGAACCTGACATGGCTGGCATGCGAATTATGTGCGACATTTAAATGAACGAATGAGAGTTCTCCGTGTCTCAAAGCTTAAATATTTCATTGCCTCTAAGAGGATGAATGCCAAGTTAGGTTCCATGACTGTACACTATCACGAAACAAGCTTTTGAAAATTCTGAGGGTGTACACCCGCAATCCAAATAAAAGATaggcacatttttttttggacttcCAACGCATTTGTTCTACTTCAAACAAACCAGACATGCAATCCAGAGAGCTGATTGTTCCAATTAACATCAGTTTAGGTTAGACTGCATGATGGATCATACTCACTTCATAATAACAATGTTAGGGGAGACAAGAGACAATGCAACAGAAATGTTTGTCAGCATATTGATAGGAAATAAGCTAAAAGTAGATAGGGTTTGcagaagggtgaaaaaaaagaatgtcctTTGCACATGATTTGATCAAGAATAAAGACCAAAGCAGTTGTCAATACAATGTAAGATAAAGGATCTTCACTTCAAGGTTCGAGCCTGTGACACCTAAACAGTTCTGTTTTGCTACCACACATACTGCAGACACAACAATACTGTTAACTGGGTCACAAACAATAATTTAAAGGTTAGTTACCCTTTGCCAAGCACCATTACGTCCCACCAGCTTgccacatacagtcacataatCGCCCGCAACTGTACAACTAAGTCTTAACAGGAAGCATAATTTACCTGTCTATGTAAACGTATGATTGAAACAGACTTACCGGTGCATGTGGCTCTTCAAAAGAAACAATACTTAAAGGGATTTTGCAGCGACCAAATTCCTGAGATTCCACTTTTATCAGTCTGTGTTTCGGAGAGACAATCTTGACCTCAACTCCGTTTGACAGGACTGTGCCGAATGATGGAAATGGGTCCACTACATTCGAGCCATTTTGTAGCCGGTTGTCAGAGGTTTCATACGGATCCTCGAAGTCTAACTCCTTCTGGGCTCGGTACGCTCTAAGgatctcactctctgtgtaGTCGGGCTTAGGTGGCTGCGGGGGTCCTTTCCTGCTGCCAAAACTCAGGTAATCTTTGAACCACTTTGCCATGGATCTACAGATTTGAGgaaattaaaaatgagaaaaacagcattaaacGTCAGCTGCACAAAGACTGAGCTGCTCAGTCATGTCATAAAAGCAACACCGTGAGCACGAAGTTAAAAATCACAGtcgacattaaaaaaaatgctcacCTTCAGTGTGACCAATGCATTGATGCCCAGGAAAAGTCCTATTCAACGGCACAAGAATAATTCTTCACTTTCTAGACGAACCCTAGTGAACACAACACCTTAAATGACAACGGCCTCATTAAACCACCTCGGAAGTTCACACgaataattaatatatttttattgctttgactcttcttctttttgtagATTTTTGACAGCTTGCCAAAAACACTTCAGTCAATAACTGCGGGACAAGGATCGGTCCATCGGATCCTTTTTAACAATCCATCATGCTTCATCCCTCGCCATAGCTGTCGTTCATTGTTGAAAATTCCCTTCTTGTTCCCATTACGGAAAGTCAATACAACTTAGCAGAGCGGACTGTCAAATGTGGCTAACGACGTCCCTCTAACTCAAACGCATGGCAATATTCATGTCTCCTTATGCCtggaaatgtaaatgaaaaaagaacGAATGTACGAAAATTAACCACTTGTAGGACTTTAAACCAGTCTCATTTGGATAACATGAGCTTGCTCACAGTCCCACCGGGATTGTACCATAGGTTGGGTTAACGGTTAAGTTGTCTACCACTAACCTAGCTAGCTAACTGCAGGCTAACTTGACTAAGAGGGTTTCGCTGGCGAGGGAAAATACATTGCCTAAACATATAATACCAAGTACCAAAGACTAAGAAAGATCTACGAAGTAATCGGATTTTTAAGTTGATTACCAGGGGATGACCGGCTGGCTTTTTGTCCTATATTGAGAAGAATCCAGCGCTCAGACTGCCCGCTAACATTAGCTACACGGTGGCTAACCATCATTAGCAAACCTTACTATTTAAAACGACCAGATTCCCAGatcattgttgtttttccctATGACCCGGAGTACAATTAACCTACATTACCTAATATCAAAAGATTAACGTATGTACTTACGTCTCAATGAGGATAGCTTAGTGACGAGCCACTTCAGATAAAACTCTTTCCCccatttaagtcctgtgtgtgtgtgtgtgtttgcaagtgCGAATACCAAGTGAGTAATACGGCCTGGCTGCCAGCTGGTTAAAATACAATCTGCGCTGACTTATTCAAATATCTTGTATGCCTCCGGGCTGGTTACATGCCCTTTGTTCTATTCTGTCATGCCAGCGCTGTAAAATGAATTTGGCGGTTATAATCGGCTTCCGGAAATTTCCAAAATTACTAGCAGAAACAAATTTATTACTATTAAAGGTTACAGTTTAAAACGTATGAGTTCACTACATAGGGACCAGAGTCAAGGGACGAGTCATGTGGGATCTTAACCACAATTGCTACAACTCTCTCAAACTAGCAAAGAGATCAGGCTATATGTTATtcaagaaataaaatgacacGATATTATCATTTAAAGGACGTCACATCTGTCACTTTGCCCCTCCATAACACCTCCCCTCTCAGTCAGTATGGAGGGATCAGATGGTTTGGATAGAAGGTCATATTGTACATTGTAGCTGATCAATACGGATCATAGCAGTTTTCAGATTGATTCACAGTTGGAAATTGCATTAACATCACATTGGCCATGagatttttttcaaagaatCAATGAACttagtaacaaaaaaaaaggtatgaagAGAAACTCAAGTTGTGCACAGCCTCTGACAAGAAAACAATCTGACATGTGGATATTATGTGGGGTACagggaaaaaatacacatatatgtacatcaTCCAAACTCAAATTTGTATGGGGGAGCTATGAGGTAAAATTAAACATGCAACACATCCCTGAGATGGAACAGATTTTTACTTATATAAATGGTGAACCTCAAGAAAGCATTTAGGTTAAAAGCAAAGTCACACTGTATGCTTTTATTTAATTACATCTGACTAAAAATGACTCTTTCAGAGCCCTAAGAAGACAGCGCTTCCAATTCTGACTGCCTTTACTTTCAATGGGCTGTGAACAATGATGCCATATTATCCTCTCAgtcactgtcatcactgtccGAATACGCCCCCaagaggctgagagaggaaCCATTCTGAGATGT contains:
- the shda gene encoding src homology 2 domain containing transforming protein D, a, yielding MAKWFKDYLSFGSRKGPPQPPKPDYTESEILRAYRAQKELDFEDPYETSDNRLQNGSNVVDPFPSFGTVLSNGVEVKIVSPKHRLIKVESQEFGRCKIPLSIVSFEEPHAPVIPSAPAVGDTDYSDPFDARTDPRPRPGWELDSAENCSSYMEPFEAQRVITELQHNTERPESRGSPQLYDSPYEERSRRRPAPAEDERESRLPQDDERPADEYDQPWEWKKDNISKAFAVQFDGADWERPLPQGEQKSALHTSPTASRAVSLRKSPGNHGILGERVDPTLPLEKQVWYHGALTRSEAETLLTLCKECSYLVRNSQTSRNDYSLSLRSCHGFMHMKFSQSRDGKYILGENSPPFDTIPEVIHHYTTHKLPIRGAEHLSLLFPVLVQTL